In the Mesorhizobium sp. M1D.F.Ca.ET.043.01.1.1 genome, TGCCATTTCTCGCGGCCTTTTTCGTAGCTCTTGAAGGAGAGCACGCTTTCGCCGGCCTGGACGTCGCCGCCACCGCCCCAGCGCACGATGACGCTGTCCAGCGCACCGGGCGCGCCGCGGCCCATCACCGTGTCGGCGATGGCGTCGGCCGGGATCATGCCGGTGCCCCATTCGCCCTGCTGCTGCGGCGGGCCGACCAGCACGCGCTGCGGGTTGTCGCGCGTGCCTTCGCCGGTGACGCCGGCGGCCCAGAGCCGGACGGGCTGATCGAACACCTTGCCCGCCCACCAGTCCGGATAGCGGCCGGTGAGGTGGATCGCCCATTCGGCGCCCCCTGCCCTGGTCTTGCCGAGTTGGTTGCCGGCCATGAACAGGCGCTCGCGGTTTTTCGCCCCCGCGGCGTGGAATTCGGCTTGGCGGTCGTAGGGCCGGTAGGCGGCGAGAAGATTATGGCGCCACCTTCGGTCCAGCTCCTCGAGCAGCGCCAGATAGGTTCTCATCGGCATCGAGGAACGGCCTGAGGCTCGCTTCAAGGCCGCGGATGCGGTTGCGGATCTCCTCATCGCTCAATTGACCGAAATTGTTTTGGTGCGCATCGAGACCTTGCGAGAATTCCTTGGGCAGCATCGTCAGCACGACCTTCAAATACTGGTCGGGCTTTTCCGCGCGCACCGCGGCGATGACGCCGGCGCCGTGGGCGCGGAAATCAGCGCGGAGCGCCGCGGCGAAATCGTCACCGAGCGTCTTTCGCGAGCGCTTCGGGCGGGCCAGCGTGGGGGCCGGCTCGGCCTTCGCCCTTGCCGTCTTTGCATTTGCGGCCCGGGCGCCGACAACCTTGCGCCGTGCCTTGCCTGGGGCCTCAACCATCAGCGGTCGCCGATGCCTTGGCGGAACGAACCGCACGTGCCTTGGCGGACTTGCGCGCCGGTTTCTTGCGCCGCTTTACGCGAGCCGGTTTTGGCGGCGGGTCCCGGTGAACCTGATCGGGTGCAGCCATTGGCAAGGCTGGCGGGACAGCGCCTGTCCTGTCCGTCCTCCGCAGCAACTGCGCTGCAGCTGCGGAGGGTGGACCGGACATCTCCCCCACTTGGGGGGAGATCGACAGCTTCGGCGCCGGCGCCGCTGCCTTCAGCGTCGCCGTAGCGACAGCGATCGCCAAATGGTCCAGGTCCGGGCGCGGAAAGCCGAAGCCGGCGACTGCCTCGACGGCGCCGCCGCGAACCATGCCGATGCGCACGCCCGGCGCGACTTGCTCGACGCGGCCAATGTGGCGCGGCAGGCTTGCGCCTTCGAACTCGCCGATGGCACTGACGATCTCGGCACCGTCGTCGGCGGTGATGATGGTGGCATAGCGTGGCATGGGGCCTCGGGTCTGCTGGTAAATCGGAAGCGCCGCATTCCTTCGCGCCCGCTCTGGCCCGCCAGCGTCTGTAAAGATGTTAGCCGCAAAGACATGGACAGAAAAAACCCGCCGGGGCGGCGGGTCATCGGCGCAAATCAGCACCATGGATAAAATCATAGCATAGCTGCCCTCACCGGGCAACGCCTTCTAGGCAAATTTTCCTATGGCCTCTTGCAGCCTCGCGGCCTTGCGCGGCCGGTGGCCGCCACACCTATAGATTGAGCTCCCGCGACAGCTCCGGCGCAAGTTTGTCGGAACCAACTCCGGTTCGACGGGTTCCACCTTCAGTCGCAATGCGACAGACCGCACAACAGAGGAACCGTCTCGCAACAAGAAGGAGAAGATCATGCTCATCAAGATTCTCGCCGCTTCGGCCCTGACGCTTGGCCTCGCCACGGGGCGGTGGCCGAGAGCGCCGGGAACGGTGGCGCGGCCGGCAGTGGCCAGTCGGTGACGGTGGAACCGAGGACGCCGGCCAATTCCCCACCCGACCAGATGCTGCCCGATGACATGTCGCTCGACATGGGCACGACCGGCAGCATCTATGGCGGCCCGACCTATGGCGGCGCGACCTATGACGGCATGAATTCGAACGCCGACCGGAACTGCCCGGCGAGCCCGCAGGGCGCGCAGCCGGATGCGAACAACCTGTCGCCCGGCACGGCATCGCCAAGCGTCAACGACAATCACTGCGGGAAGTAAGGCCGCTGTATCGTTGAGAGTTTCGTCGCAAGGGCCGTGGAGCTCCTCCACGGCCCTTGCTTTTACGGCGACGGCGCGCTTGCGGGAACCATGACCCATCGTGGCCGTTGCAGAAGAAAAAGAAAAAAGGAGAAACCCGATGGCAGACAACAACACCGGCACCACTCCGGCAAGCGGCAACGGCAAGGGCACGACGAGCGCCGCACGCAACAGAGGCGCCTCGCGCCGCAGCGGGCGAGCTTCGGGCGCTTCCGAGGCGGCGATGAAGAAACAGATCGCGGAGCTGAAGCGCGAGGTGAGCCGGCTCAACCGGATGCTCGCCGACCAGGCCGAGGAGACCGCTCACGGCTGGTACCAAAGCGCGGCCGACCGGGCCTCGGACTTGTACAGCGGCGCGGCCGATCGGGCCTCCGACTTGTACAGCGGCGCGACCGGCCGTGCCTCGCGCGCGGCCAGGCAATTGCGCAGCAATGCGCAAAGCGTGTCGGAAACGGTGCAGCACAATCCCGGCACCTTCTCGAGTGCGGTCGCGCTCGGCGGGGTGATCGGCGTGCTGGTCGGCCTCGCCCTGGCCAGGAGCTCGCAGCCGGAGCCGGACTGGTTCCATCGCTGGCATAGCTAAAGCGCGAGACGGCTTTGCCGTCTCGTCGCTGCCGCGCAGACCTTGGCAGGAAAGGCGCGAGACGTCTCGTCGCTACTCGTAGACGTGCCAAGAAGCGGCCGTTTGCTCACAGGCTGGTCATTAGCCGGACCTTATGGAATCATTCCGCATTGGAATCGCGGAGAGCGGGCATGGACAAAGCTGCCATGGCATCCGTCTTTCGGATGCGGCATGCGCCGGCAAGCATTTTGGGTGTTCGCAGCCTGGGCCGGGGCCAGGCGGATCCGATCTTCCATTCTCGGCCGCTCGGCGAAGCCATCCGCTTCATCGTCGAGGCCGACGGCCAGTACGATTTGAGCGCCGTGGCCATCTCCTATGGCGACCGCTCGACACCACCGCTCGGCAGCCGCGAGGTCAAGCAGCTCTGGACCGAATATGGCCAGCGCCTGATTGAGGCGTAAGGCACTTCCCCGGATCGGAAACGCCGCTCGCGCGTTTTTGAGGCGAGGTCAATGGGAGGAAGCGCCATGAACGTCGCAAATCTGCAACTCGAGGGCCTGCTGATGGCCGTCGCGGCAATCAACCATACGCTGGTGCGCAAAGGAGTGCTGACGGTCGAGGAGATCGACATCGCGCTGCGCAAGGCCGAGGCCGTGGAGACCGGAGAAGACCGGTCCGAGGGCATGTCGGCGTCGAGCCGCGACGCCGTCAACTTCCCGATCCGCCTGCTTGAGCTCGCCAATCAATGCCAGCCGGAGGCGGACATGCCGTCCTTCTCCAAGCTGGCGCGCATGGTCGGTCAGATGAAGGAGCCTTATAACGACCAGATGTGAGTCCGCTTTCCCCGGTGATGCCGGCGCCGCCCCTCATCCGCCCTGCGGGCACCTTCTCCCCGTATAGTCGCGGGGAGAAGGATAAGCCTACGCCCGGCCCGGCCAGCCCTGACGCAGGGCGAGCACGCTACCCGGCCCGTGCGCGGCGGCATAGAGCAGTCCGGCGGCGAAGGGGAAATGCGACATGAAGGCGCCGAACTCGGCCTGCTCCGTGGCCCAGTGCGAAGGACCGTGGAAGGCAAAGCCGAGGAAGGTGACGTAGACCGCGCCGATCAGCGCCAGCGGCGTCAGATAAGCGCCGGTCAGAAAGGCGATCACCAGTAGCGTTTCGAGGATCGCGGCGCACCAGGCCAAAAACAGCGGGAACGGGAAGCCGGCGGCGGCGATGTAGCCGGCGGTGGCGCCCATATCCATGAACTTGAACGCCACCGCCATCGCGAACATGGCTGCGAAGATCAGGCGAGCGATGAGAATGGCGGCGGTCTGCCAGGTCGATTGCGTTTCCACGTCTGTCCCTCCGGGTTGTTGAAGCGGTTGATGTGCTCAAAGGACGGACGAAGGGCGATGGTTCCGACAGGGGTGGAGAAAATTGTTTGGAGCGAAGGCGCGGCGCCTCTCCTTCTCCCCTTGTGGGAGAAGGTGGATCGGCGCGCAGCGCCGAGACGGATGAGGGGTGCCGGAAGAAACGCGGTCTAAAAAGACATAGCAATTTTAAGCACTTAGATCTTCAAGGCAGCACTCCGTCCAGCACCCCTCATCCGTCCGAGCTTCGCTCGGACACCTTCTCCCACAAGGGGAGAAGGAGAGGCGTCAGCCCGCCTTCGCCTGCGGCGGATGGCTGATCGAATCCCGCACGGTGCCGTAGGCTGCGCCCCAGCGGTCGGTCATGTCGCAGCGTATGTCCCAGAGCTCGGGGAAGAAGCGATGGCGGGCGCCGCCTTCCAGGATTTCCACCGGCCGGCCCTTCAGCGACTTCGAGCCTAGCCCGATCGAGCGATGGATGAGATAGAGGTGGTTGGCGCGGAATTTCTGGAACAGCTCGTCGAACTCGATCAGCGCCTCGGCCACGACATAGGCGTCGCCATGGTCGTAATGGGCATCGTAGATGTCCGCGACGGAGAGCCCGCGGGCGTCGAGATAGGCGTGCTTGAAGGCCCGCCAGAGGTCCGGCGGCAGGCGCAGGATGAACTTGAAGCCCGGGGATTCCTGGCCGCTGCCGTTGCCGAGCTCGAGGCGGACCTGCTGGTATTCCTTGGGCGACATGGTCTCCAGCACATCGAGCTGCGCTGTCATCAGCCGCATCAGCCGGTGGACGCGGCCCATCAGCGTGACGATGCGGTGCGTGTCCTGCTTTTCCAGATAGTCGAGCACGTCGACCAGCGTGTAGGCGATGAGCTTCATCCACAGCTCCTCGACCTGGTGCACGATCTGGAACTGCAGCTCGTCGGCATTGACCATCTCTGCCAGCGGCTTCTGGCAGGAAAGCAGTTGGTCGCATTTCAGATAGACGCCGTAATCGCGCATCTCGGGCGCCTCGATGCGGCTGTGATAATCCGACTTGTCCATGGCTCATCTCCTCGCGCGGGCATGGTTCGATAGATGCTCCAAGGATAGCGATTCCGGCTTGAACATTGTTTCTTTCTGTTATCCAATCTGGCGAAATTGGAGGACGATTTATCGTCTTTCAGAGAATTTTGGAGAACGAACGATGCTGGATAGCGTCGACCGCAGGATCGTCGCCGCGCTCGAACGCGATGCGCGCATCTCCTTCGGCGAACTCGCCGAAGAGGTTGGCCTGAGCAAGACGCCGTGCTGGAAGCGGGTCAAGGCGCTGGAAGAGGCCGGCGTCATCCGCGGCTATTCCACCCGCATCGATCCGGCCGCGATCGGCTTCGGCATCGAGGCCTTCATCCAGGTGTCGATCGACTTCGAGGTGTCGGACGCCTTCGAGGCGGCGGTGAAGAAGCACCCGCTGATCCGCCGCTGCTATGCCACGACCGGCGAGGCCGACTACCTCCTGCAGGTCGTCACCGTCGACATGAGGGCGCTGGACAGGATGCTGCGCGCGGAGCTCAGCCGCCTGCCCGGCGTCCGCCACACCGTGACCTCGATGGCGATGCGCGAGATCAAGGGCGACATCTCGTTTGCCAACGCGGCGGGGCATGCGCTGAGAGGATAAGGCGCGCGCCAAATGAGCCGCGGATACCGGCCGTAGAGCTGGTCCCTGACTTTTTCTGGGACGGTCGAGAACCGACGTTCAACCGGTCTATAGTCACGCCCGGGGCTACGCGGGTGACTGATATCATGTCGATCAAAACAGGCGCGGAGCCTGCCGGGCGATTGCCGGCAGGACGCTTAAGTTGCGCCTTCATGGTGAATGCCGATATGGCGCGCCGGTCCTTGCCCATTCTGGCGGCGGTGCTGCTCGCATCGACCATGCTGCCGCCGATGGCAGCCCGCGCGGCGCCGATCGCGCCGGAGCCGCGAGACGGATTCCACCAGCCGATCGATCGGAAGGCACAGTTGCAGGAGGCCAAGCGCCTTCTTCTGGCGCAAACCTCGGGCGGCAACGGCGGCAATGGTGGGAATGGTGGTAACGGCGGTAACGGCGGTAATGGTGGCGAGGCCGGCGGGAATGGTGGGAATGGTGGCAACGGCGGTTCCGCTGGCGGCAATGGCGGCGACGCTGGCGGGAATGGTGGGAACGGCGGCAATGGCGGCAACGGTGGAAATGGCGGCGACGCCGGCAACGGCGGCTCAGGCGGAAACGGCGGCTCCAGCGGCAATGGCGGCTCGGGCGGTAACGGCGGCTCGGGCGGAAACGGTGGCTCCGGCGGTAACGGCGGCTCCAGCGGCAATGGCGGCTCGGGCGGTAACGGCGGCTCGGGCGGAAACGGTGGCTCCGGCGGTAACGGCGGTTCCGGCGGCAACGGTGGCTCCGGCGGCAATGGTGGCTCGGGCGGCAATGGTGGCTCCGGCGGCAATGGTGGCTCGGGCGGCAATGGCGGCTCGGGCGGAAACGGCGGCTCCGGCGGCAATGGCGGCGGCCCCAGCCATCACAACACCAATTTCGGCCATT is a window encoding:
- a CDS encoding Lrp/AsnC family transcriptional regulator yields the protein MLDSVDRRIVAALERDARISFGELAEEVGLSKTPCWKRVKALEEAGVIRGYSTRIDPAAIGFGIEAFIQVSIDFEVSDAFEAAVKKHPLIRRCYATTGEADYLLQVVTVDMRALDRMLRAELSRLPGVRHTVTSMAMREIKGDISFANAAGHALRG
- a CDS encoding DoxX family protein; protein product: MFAMAVAFKFMDMGATAGYIAAAGFPFPLFLAWCAAILETLLVIAFLTGAYLTPLALIGAVYVTFLGFAFHGPSHWATEQAEFGAFMSHFPFAAGLLYAAAHGPGSVLALRQGWPGRA
- a CDS encoding terminase family protein → MPMRTYLALLEELDRRWRHNLLAAYRPYDRQAEFHAAGAKNRERLFMAGNQLGKTRAGGAEWAIHLTGRYPDWWAGKVFDQPVRLWAAGVTGEGTRDNPQRVLVGPPQQQGEWGTGMIPADAIADTVMGRGAPGALDSVIVRWGGGGDVQAGESVLSFKSYEKGREKWQGETLHGVWFDEEPPLDIYSEGLTRTNSTAGITIVTFTPLLGMSDVVLRFLSAQEVERIGKG
- a CDS encoding tryptophan 2,3-dioxygenase family protein, which gives rise to MDKSDYHSRIEAPEMRDYGVYLKCDQLLSCQKPLAEMVNADELQFQIVHQVEELWMKLIAYTLVDVLDYLEKQDTHRIVTLMGRVHRLMRLMTAQLDVLETMSPKEYQQVRLELGNGSGQESPGFKFILRLPPDLWRAFKHAYLDARGLSVADIYDAHYDHGDAYVVAEALIEFDELFQKFRANHLYLIHRSIGLGSKSLKGRPVEILEGGARHRFFPELWDIRCDMTDRWGAAYGTVRDSISHPPQAKAG